The Lichenihabitans psoromatis genome contains a region encoding:
- a CDS encoding cyclic nucleotide-gated ion channel, whose amino-acid sequence MSVATPRTAWFRARLDLHALFDEADTQNWPATIVRRGLIGLVLISVASIVLETVPDLAAAYGAWFLGIEDVAVAIFSIEYILRLWSAPEEPNYSGSGEWAARWAFARSLPALIDLISILPTIAGLILSAHLKIFLLLRLLRFFKLARYSPGMRSLAKVLEAERKALLASAIILLGFVILAAAAMYSAEHDAQPDKLGSIPAAMWWAIVTLTTVGYGDVYPITVVGRLVASVTMVFGLMMLALPVGIVATAFAEEIHRREFVVTWGMIARIPLFATLSASEIGEITRFLNARMVSKGTAVVRQGEDARSMFLIASGEVEVELPNGPVRLGEGHFFGERALLENSKRSATVRATETTRLLVLEASDLRVMMDRNPAIAQRIRGVAEQRQADNAKNEDAD is encoded by the coding sequence GTGAGCGTTGCCACGCCCCGAACGGCTTGGTTTCGGGCGCGGCTCGATCTACATGCGCTGTTCGATGAAGCGGACACGCAGAATTGGCCCGCGACGATCGTACGCCGGGGGCTGATCGGCCTCGTGCTGATCAGCGTTGCCAGCATCGTGCTGGAAACCGTGCCGGATCTCGCTGCAGCTTATGGCGCGTGGTTTCTCGGGATCGAAGATGTCGCGGTCGCGATCTTTTCGATCGAATATATCCTGCGCCTGTGGAGCGCACCCGAAGAGCCGAACTATTCCGGATCTGGTGAATGGGCGGCCCGCTGGGCCTTCGCCCGCTCGCTTCCAGCACTCATCGACCTAATCTCGATCCTGCCGACCATTGCCGGTCTCATCCTGTCGGCCCACCTGAAAATCTTCCTGCTGCTCCGACTGCTGCGGTTCTTCAAGCTCGCGCGCTATTCGCCGGGCATGCGCTCGCTCGCCAAGGTGCTCGAGGCCGAACGCAAGGCGCTTCTGGCGTCGGCGATCATTCTTCTCGGCTTCGTCATCCTCGCGGCCGCCGCCATGTATAGCGCCGAACACGACGCCCAGCCCGACAAACTCGGCTCGATCCCGGCCGCGATGTGGTGGGCGATCGTCACCCTGACGACCGTGGGTTATGGAGACGTCTACCCGATCACGGTGGTGGGCCGGCTGGTCGCCAGCGTCACCATGGTGTTCGGGCTGATGATGTTGGCTCTGCCGGTCGGCATCGTGGCGACCGCCTTTGCCGAAGAAATCCATCGTCGCGAGTTCGTCGTCACCTGGGGCATGATCGCGCGCATTCCGCTTTTCGCGACCTTGTCGGCCAGCGAAATCGGTGAGATCACCCGTTTCCTGAATGCCAGGATGGTGTCGAAGGGAACAGCCGTCGTTCGCCAAGGCGAGGACGCTCGGTCCATGTTTCTTATCGCCAGCGGTGAGGTCGAAGTGGAGTTGCCGAATGGTCCGGTGAGGCTCGGCGAGGGACACTTCTTCGGCGAACGAGCCTTGCTTGAAAACTCCAAGCGCTCAGCGACCGTCCGCGCCACCGAGACGACGCGGCTGCTGGTGCTGGAAGCGTCTGATCTCCGCGTCATGATGGACCGCAACCCGGCGATCGCGCAGCGGATTCGTGGCGTCGCGGAACAGCGGCAGGCCGACAATGCCAAAAACGAGGATGCTGACTAA
- a CDS encoding NADP-dependent isocitrate dehydrogenase, giving the protein MNKIKVANPLVELDGDEMTRIIWHTIRDKLIHPYLDIDLDYYDLSVQHRDETSDKVTVDAAEAIKRHGAGVKCATITPDEARVAEFKLKEMWRSPNGTIRNILGGVIFREPIIARNVPRLVPGWTQPIVIGRHAYGDQYRATDFIVPGKGRLTIRFEGDDGQVIEKEVFKFPGAGVSLSMYNLDDSIRDFARASLNYGLMRKYPVYLSTKNTILKVYDGRFKDIFQEVYEAEFKSKFATLGITYEHRLIDDMVASAMKWSGGYVWACKNYDGDVQSDTVAQGFGSLGLMTSVLMTPDGKTVEAEAAHGTVTRHYREHQKGRETSTNSIASIFAWTRGLEHRAKLDGNAELSRFATTLEKVCIDTVEAGFMTKDLALLVGPDQKWLSTSGFLDKIDSNLKVAMAA; this is encoded by the coding sequence ATGAATAAGATCAAGGTTGCAAACCCGCTCGTCGAACTCGACGGCGACGAGATGACCCGTATCATCTGGCACACCATTCGCGACAAGCTGATCCATCCCTATCTCGATATCGACCTCGATTATTACGATCTTTCGGTCCAGCACCGCGACGAAACCTCCGACAAGGTGACGGTCGATGCAGCCGAGGCCATCAAGCGGCACGGCGCCGGCGTGAAATGCGCCACCATCACGCCGGACGAGGCGCGCGTCGCGGAATTCAAGCTGAAAGAGATGTGGCGATCGCCGAACGGCACCATCCGCAACATCCTCGGCGGCGTGATCTTCCGCGAGCCGATCATCGCCAGGAACGTGCCGCGACTGGTGCCGGGCTGGACGCAGCCGATCGTGATCGGGCGCCACGCCTACGGCGACCAATATCGCGCCACGGATTTCATCGTGCCAGGCAAGGGGCGCCTGACGATCCGTTTCGAGGGCGATGATGGCCAGGTCATCGAGAAGGAAGTTTTCAAGTTCCCCGGCGCCGGCGTCTCGCTGTCGATGTATAACCTGGACGATTCGATCCGCGACTTCGCCCGCGCCTCGCTCAATTACGGGCTCATGCGGAAATATCCGGTCTATCTGTCGACCAAGAATACGATTCTCAAGGTCTATGACGGGCGCTTCAAAGACATCTTCCAGGAGGTCTATGAAGCTGAGTTCAAGTCGAAATTCGCGACACTCGGGATCACCTACGAGCACCGCCTGATTGACGACATGGTCGCCTCGGCGATGAAGTGGTCGGGCGGCTATGTTTGGGCCTGCAAGAACTACGATGGCGATGTGCAGTCCGACACGGTGGCGCAGGGCTTCGGATCGCTCGGGTTGATGACCTCGGTTCTGATGACGCCCGATGGCAAGACCGTGGAGGCGGAAGCCGCCCACGGGACCGTGACCCGCCACTATCGCGAGCATCAGAAAGGCCGGGAGACCTCGACCAATTCGATCGCCTCGATCTTCGCCTGGACCCGCGGTTTGGAGCATCGGGCCAAGCTCGATGGCAATGCCGAGCTCTCTCGTTTCGCGACGACGCTCGAAAAGGTCTGCATCGACACGGTCGAGGCCGGCTTCATGACCAAGGATCTGGCATTGCTGGTCGGTCCCGACCAAAAATGGCTTTCGACAAGCGGCTTCCTGGACAAGATCGACAGCAACCTGAAAGTTGCCATGGCGGCCTGA
- the alaS gene encoding alanine--tRNA ligase, with protein sequence MSSVNDIRSTFLDFYHANGHEVVPSSPLVPRNDPTLMFTNAGMVQFKNVFTGIEKRPYCRATTAQKCVRAGGKHNDLDNVGYTARHHTFFEMLGNFSFGDYFKPQAIELAWTLITKHFALDRDKLLVTVYHDDDEAFDLWKKIAGFHDDRIIRIASSDNFWAMGDTGPCGPCSEIFYDQGESLFGGPPGSADQDGDRFLEFWNLVFMQFEQVGPGERLALPRPSIDTGMGLERIAAILQGVKSNYDTDLMRSLIMAVASATGVDPDGPQQASHRIIADHLRATSFLIADGVDPSNEGRGYVLRRIMRRAMRHAQLLGARDPLMWRLVPALVREMGQAYPELVQGEARIAEILQLEETRFRTTLARGLTILDEETKSLAPGAVLSGDVAFKLYDTFGFPLDLTQDALRGRDMTVDEAAFATAMERQRADARKAWTGSGEAATETVWFGLRERTGATEFLGYSTERAEGIVTGIVGGGTEVRSLSTGESGYLILNQTPFYAESGGQVGDTGTMLGAGLRLRVTDTTKKLGDLFVHAVTVEEGEVTIGVPLDLVVDHTRRRAIRANHSATHLLHEALRLVLGPHVAQKGSLVDPDRLRFDFSHQKPITDAELIAVEDIANRIVLQNEPVVTRLMGIEDARSSGARALFGEKYGDEVRVVSMGRSEATDGDAALAYSIELCGGTHAARTGDIGLISVVGESSVASGVRRLEARTGEAARHHLNREAARTRALADLLKASPEQAAERLHALIEDRRKLDRELAEARKRLAMGGPASGDAKNGMRSVAGVTLMARAITGVDMKDLKGLADEAKTAIGSGVVAIVGVSDDGKASIVVAVTPDLTDRLSAVDLVRAASEKLGGKGGGGRPDMAQAGGPDGHAAEAALQAVSDAMAHRIAAE encoded by the coding sequence ATGAGCAGCGTCAACGACATCCGGTCGACCTTCCTCGATTTCTATCATGCGAACGGTCACGAGGTCGTCCCCTCCAGCCCCCTCGTGCCACGCAACGACCCGACGCTGATGTTCACCAATGCGGGCATGGTGCAATTCAAGAACGTTTTCACCGGCATCGAAAAGCGGCCCTACTGTCGCGCCACGACGGCACAGAAATGCGTCCGGGCTGGAGGCAAGCACAACGATCTCGACAATGTCGGCTACACGGCCCGGCATCACACCTTTTTCGAAATGCTCGGCAATTTCTCGTTCGGCGACTATTTCAAGCCGCAGGCGATCGAACTCGCCTGGACCTTGATCACCAAACATTTCGCTCTCGATCGCGACAAACTGCTGGTCACGGTCTACCACGATGACGACGAAGCCTTCGATCTATGGAAGAAGATCGCGGGTTTCCACGACGACCGCATCATCCGGATCGCCTCGTCGGATAATTTCTGGGCGATGGGCGACACCGGCCCATGCGGACCATGTTCCGAAATCTTCTACGACCAGGGCGAAAGCCTGTTTGGCGGCCCTCCTGGGAGCGCCGATCAGGACGGCGACCGGTTCCTAGAATTCTGGAACCTCGTGTTCATGCAATTCGAGCAAGTCGGCCCGGGCGAGCGTCTGGCGCTGCCGCGTCCCTCGATCGACACCGGCATGGGCCTCGAGCGGATCGCCGCCATTCTTCAAGGCGTCAAATCGAACTACGACACCGATCTGATGCGAAGCCTCATCATGGCCGTCGCCTCCGCGACCGGCGTCGACCCGGACGGCCCGCAGCAGGCGAGCCATCGGATTATCGCCGACCATCTTCGTGCCACGTCATTCCTGATCGCCGATGGCGTCGACCCCTCGAACGAGGGGCGCGGCTACGTGCTTCGGCGCATCATGCGTCGCGCCATGCGGCATGCTCAGTTGCTTGGCGCGCGCGACCCGCTGATGTGGCGGCTCGTCCCGGCTCTGGTTCGCGAGATGGGTCAGGCCTATCCCGAACTCGTGCAAGGCGAAGCGCGGATCGCCGAAATCCTGCAACTGGAAGAGACGCGGTTCAGGACCACATTGGCGCGTGGTTTGACGATCCTCGACGAGGAAACCAAGTCGCTGGCGCCAGGCGCGGTCCTGTCGGGAGATGTCGCGTTCAAGCTTTACGACACGTTCGGTTTTCCGCTGGACCTGACGCAAGACGCTCTGCGTGGCCGCGACATGACGGTGGACGAGGCGGCTTTCGCGACCGCGATGGAGCGTCAACGGGCCGATGCCCGCAAGGCGTGGACCGGCTCAGGCGAAGCCGCCACCGAAACGGTGTGGTTCGGTCTGCGTGAGCGAACCGGGGCGACGGAATTCCTCGGCTATTCGACCGAACGCGCCGAAGGCATCGTGACTGGCATCGTGGGAGGCGGCACCGAGGTGCGGTCCCTGTCGACCGGCGAGAGTGGCTACCTTATTCTCAACCAGACCCCCTTCTATGCCGAATCCGGCGGGCAGGTTGGCGATACGGGAACGATGCTCGGAGCCGGGCTCCGCCTGCGGGTCACCGACACGACCAAGAAGCTTGGTGACCTCTTCGTTCATGCGGTCACGGTCGAGGAGGGCGAGGTGACGATCGGCGTGCCGCTCGATCTCGTGGTCGACCATACCCGCCGCAGAGCGATCCGCGCCAACCACTCGGCCACCCATCTTCTGCACGAAGCGCTTCGGCTCGTGCTGGGTCCGCATGTCGCCCAAAAGGGATCGCTGGTCGATCCCGACCGGCTGCGGTTCGACTTTTCACACCAGAAGCCGATCACGGATGCCGAACTGATCGCCGTCGAGGATATCGCCAATCGGATCGTGCTGCAGAACGAACCGGTCGTGACCCGCCTGATGGGGATCGAGGATGCGCGATCGAGCGGCGCGCGCGCCTTGTTCGGCGAGAAATATGGCGACGAGGTCCGGGTCGTGTCGATGGGCCGAAGCGAAGCCACCGATGGCGACGCCGCACTGGCCTATTCGATCGAACTCTGCGGCGGCACGCATGCGGCGCGCACAGGCGACATCGGTCTCATCAGCGTGGTGGGTGAGAGCTCGGTCGCCTCCGGCGTTCGCCGGCTCGAGGCGCGCACCGGCGAGGCCGCACGTCATCATCTGAACCGGGAAGCGGCTCGGACACGCGCTTTGGCCGATCTCTTAAAGGCCAGCCCCGAGCAGGCCGCCGAGCGTCTCCATGCCTTGATCGAGGATCGCCGCAAGCTGGACCGCGAGTTGGCGGAGGCTCGGAAGCGGCTTGCGATGGGTGGTCCAGCCTCGGGCGACGCCAAAAATGGGATGCGGTCAGTTGCCGGTGTGACCCTGATGGCGCGCGCCATCACGGGCGTCGACATGAAGGATCTGAAGGGCTTGGCCGACGAAGCCAAGACCGCGATCGGATCGGGAGTTGTCGCAATCGTCGGCGTGTCGGACGACGGGAAGGCCAGTATCGTGGTCGCCGTGACGCCAGACCTGACGGACCGGCTGAGTGCGGTCGACCTCGTTCGCGCCGCCTCCGAAAAGCTTGGCGGTAAGGGCGGTGGGGGTCGACCCGACATGGCACAGGCCGGTGGTCCGGACGGCCATGCCGCAGAGGCCGCCTTGCAGGCGGTGTCGGACGCGATGGCGCATCGTATCGCCGCCGAGTGA
- a CDS encoding DUF1328 domain-containing protein — protein sequence MNFGNLLHWAIIFLVVALVAGIFGFGGLAGTAMEGARLLFWVAIVLLVISLIFGFMRRGV from the coding sequence ATGAATTTTGGAAATCTATTGCACTGGGCGATCATTTTTTTGGTCGTCGCACTTGTGGCTGGCATCTTCGGCTTTGGCGGCTTGGCCGGCACCGCCATGGAAGGTGCGCGTCTGTTGTTCTGGGTCGCGATCGTTTTGCTGGTGATCTCGCTGATCTTCGGCTTCATGCGACGAGGCGTATGA